The Tenacibaculum sp. MAR_2010_89 genome has a window encoding:
- a CDS encoding class I SAM-dependent DNA methyltransferase has protein sequence MNLDTQSLQPIINFIWTVADDVLINKYLENQYQDVILPMTVLRRLDLALEPTKDKVLKTHNEFKSKMDNLTGILTSKDHGSGLEFYNTSPYTMKMLLEDPNNIDANFLDYLNGFSENVQDIIQKFKFRNQLDTFESTGITFSLLEKFCSPKVELSPEKISPMAMGYMFEDLIRRFNEKTNAAAGRHFTPREIIELMTHLVYLPVKDKIQKGTYLVYDPCAGSGAMLTQSKKYATNPEGEIKSKASFHLYGQENTGEMYAVCKSDMLLKGEDPDKIQFGSTLSKYGFDPNLKFNFMLTNPPYGTSWKEDQKELNEGVGKKIEIKDTRFNLEIKNFKGELERKCLTSRSGDGQLMFMLHMLSKMKSPKDGGSRIASVHNASALITGDAGSGESGIRQYILENDFLECIIQLPNDMFYNTGIATYLWILSNNKSQKRKNKVQLINATSTVFYDKMRKGLGDKKVELSPNHILDIQNLYFEFEENEYSKIFNNEDFGFYQITIHQPEKDENGSIINDKYGNPKSNKELKDFENVPITENIDDYFAREVLPFTEDAWYDKKKIKIGYEIPFTKYFFEYKNIRSTYDITLDIIKLEKETDGLLKEIIS, from the coding sequence ATGAATTTAGATACACAAAGTCTACAGCCAATTATAAACTTCATCTGGACAGTTGCAGATGATGTATTAATAAACAAATATTTAGAAAACCAATACCAAGACGTTATTTTACCCATGACGGTTTTAAGACGTTTAGATTTGGCTTTAGAGCCAACAAAAGACAAAGTACTTAAAACCCACAACGAATTTAAAAGTAAAATGGACAATCTTACTGGGATTTTAACCAGTAAAGACCATGGTTCTGGATTAGAATTTTATAATACTTCACCATACACAATGAAAATGTTATTAGAAGACCCTAATAACATTGATGCTAATTTTTTAGATTATTTAAATGGTTTTTCTGAAAATGTCCAAGACATTATTCAAAAATTTAAATTTCGTAACCAATTAGATACTTTTGAATCTACGGGAATTACTTTTTCATTATTAGAAAAATTTTGTAGTCCTAAAGTTGAGTTAAGTCCAGAAAAAATATCTCCTATGGCAATGGGTTATATGTTTGAAGACCTGATTCGTAGGTTTAATGAAAAAACTAATGCAGCAGCAGGACGACATTTTACCCCTAGAGAAATCATAGAGTTGATGACTCACTTGGTGTATCTACCTGTAAAAGATAAAATACAAAAAGGAACATATTTGGTATATGACCCATGTGCTGGTTCTGGAGCAATGCTTACACAATCTAAAAAGTATGCAACCAATCCTGAAGGTGAAATAAAGTCAAAGGCAAGCTTTCATCTATATGGGCAAGAAAATACTGGAGAAATGTATGCCGTTTGTAAATCGGATATGTTATTAAAAGGAGAAGACCCAGATAAAATACAATTTGGCTCTACACTTAGTAAATATGGTTTTGACCCTAACTTAAAGTTTAATTTTATGCTTACCAACCCTCCATATGGTACAAGTTGGAAAGAAGACCAAAAAGAATTAAACGAAGGAGTTGGTAAGAAAATAGAAATAAAAGATACTCGTTTTAATCTAGAAATTAAAAACTTTAAAGGTGAATTAGAAAGAAAATGCTTAACATCTCGTAGTGGTGATGGGCAGTTAATGTTTATGTTACATATGTTATCTAAAATGAAATCCCCTAAAGATGGTGGTAGTAGAATTGCATCTGTACATAATGCGTCAGCTTTAATAACAGGAGATGCAGGAAGTGGCGAAAGTGGCATACGACAATACATTTTGGAAAACGATTTTTTAGAATGTATTATACAACTTCCCAATGATATGTTTTATAATACTGGTATTGCAACTTACTTATGGATATTAAGCAATAACAAAAGTCAGAAACGTAAAAATAAAGTACAGTTAATTAATGCTACTTCAACAGTGTTTTATGATAAAATGCGTAAAGGATTAGGAGATAAAAAAGTAGAATTGTCCCCTAATCATATTTTAGATATTCAAAATCTTTATTTTGAATTTGAAGAAAATGAATACTCAAAAATATTTAATAATGAAGATTTTGGTTTTTATCAGATAACCATACATCAACCAGAAAAAGACGAAAATGGCTCTATTATAAATGATAAATATGGTAATCCAAAATCTAACAAAGAATTAAAAGATTTTGAAAATGTTCCTATCACTGAAAATATTGACGATTATTTTGCTCGTGAGGTATTACCCTTTACCGAAGATGCTTGGTATGATAAAAAGAAAATTAAAATTGGCTACGAAATTCCATTTACTAAATATTTTTTTGAATATAAAAACATAAGAAGCACCTATGACATTACATTAGATATAATAAAACTAGAAAAGGAAACTGATGGTTTATTAAAAGAAATTATATCTTAA
- a CDS encoding helix-turn-helix domain-containing protein — MNRIKEVLEKKGIKQIWLAKQLGKSYNMVNSYAQNRRQPSIEDLYRIGEILGIEAKELLVESKDKK, encoded by the coding sequence ATGAACCGTATAAAAGAGGTTTTAGAGAAAAAAGGAATTAAGCAAATTTGGTTGGCTAAACAATTGGGTAAAAGTTACAATATGGTAAACTCATACGCTCAAAACAGAAGACAACCTAGTATTGAAGACCTTTATAGAATTGGAGAAATATTAGGCATTGAAGCCAAAGAACTTTTAGTAGAATCGAAGGATAAAAAATGA
- a CDS encoding restriction endonuclease subunit S — translation MEKYLKYKKVDIDWLDKIPEHWEVCKIKHILSHKKKTSNPNLNCGSISFGNVVYKDDKKVPIETKAAYQELLKGEFLINPLNLNFDLKSLRTALSDKDVVVSSGYIVLQANENLNKRYLKWLLHVFDVSYMKTLGSGVRQTLSYTHIKNSYFPKVSLKEQNTIANFLEYKLEKIERFIAKKEKTISRLNELKSSKVIKTITNGLDENVRMKTSNIQWLGSTPENWDTIKIKHILSHKKKTSNPDLNCGSISFGNVVYKDDKKVPIETKAAYQELLKGEFLINPLNLNFDLKSLRTALSDKDVVVSSGYIVLQANENLNKRYLKWLLHVFDILFMKTFGSGVRQTLNYNDIKNSYFPNVPLEEQNQIANYIDDELNKIDKIIASINKEIDMVVEYKNAIIAEVVTGKIDVREFKIPETEKPLAMVAEETINYKSPN, via the coding sequence ATGGAGAAATATTTAAAATATAAAAAAGTTGACATTGATTGGCTTGACAAAATTCCTGAACATTGGGAAGTTTGTAAAATAAAACATATTCTATCTCATAAAAAGAAAACCTCAAATCCAAACCTAAACTGTGGTTCAATTAGTTTTGGAAATGTTGTTTATAAAGATGATAAAAAAGTACCTATTGAAACCAAAGCAGCTTATCAAGAACTATTAAAAGGTGAATTTTTAATAAACCCATTGAACTTAAATTTTGACCTTAAAAGCCTTAGAACTGCACTCTCTGATAAAGATGTTGTTGTAAGTTCAGGTTACATAGTTCTTCAAGCCAATGAGAATCTAAATAAAAGGTATTTAAAGTGGTTATTACACGTATTTGACGTTTCTTATATGAAAACATTGGGGTCTGGAGTAAGACAAACACTCAGTTACACTCATATCAAAAACAGTTATTTTCCGAAAGTCTCTTTGAAAGAGCAGAATACTATTGCTAATTTTCTAGAATACAAACTAGAAAAAATAGAACGCTTTATAGCCAAAAAAGAGAAGACTATTTCAAGGTTAAATGAACTTAAATCTTCCAAGGTTATAAAGACAATAACAAATGGACTAGATGAAAATGTTAGAATGAAAACAAGTAACATTCAATGGTTGGGGTCGACTCCTGAGAACTGGGACACAATTAAAATAAAACATATTCTATCTCATAAAAAGAAAACCTCAAATCCAGACCTAAACTGTGGTTCAATTAGTTTTGGAAATGTTGTTTATAAAGATGATAAAAAAGTACCTATTGAAACCAAAGCAGCTTATCAGGAACTATTAAAAGGTGAATTTTTAATAAACCCATTGAACTTAAATTTTGACCTTAAAAGCCTTAGAACTGCACTCTCTGATAAAGATGTTGTTGTAAGTTCAGGTTACATAGTTCTTCAAGCCAATGAAAATCTAAATAAAAGGTATTTAAAGTGGTTATTACACGTATTTGATATTCTATTTATGAAAACATTTGGTTCTGGAGTAAGACAAACTCTTAACTATAATGATATAAAAAATAGTTACTTTCCAAACGTACCGTTAGAAGAGCAAAATCAAATAGCTAATTACATAGATGATGAACTTAATAAAATAGATAAAATTATTGCTTCCATAAATAAAGAAATAGACATGGTAGTGGAATATAAAAATGCTATAATAGCAGAAGTGGTTACAGGTAAGATAGACGTTAGAGAATTTAAAATACCCGAAACTGAAAAACCTTTAGCAATGGTCGCTGAAGAAACTATAAATTATAAGTCCCCTAATTAA
- a CDS encoding helix-turn-helix domain-containing protein — MDKRTRKREIPEFCIELGKHIRKLRNEKNIPIEEIAFKAGIDAQNLRKYELGKQEMKISMLKRIADAFLMHPSELLKFEEKK; from the coding sequence ATGGATAAACGAACACGAAAACGTGAAATTCCAGAGTTCTGTATTGAATTAGGAAAACACATAAGAAAATTAAGAAATGAGAAAAATATACCTATTGAAGAAATAGCTTTTAAAGCTGGTATAGATGCACAAAACCTTCGTAAATATGAATTAGGTAAACAAGAAATGAAAATATCTATGCTTAAAAGAATAGCTGATGCATTTTTAATGCACCCTTCAGAATTATTAAAGTTTGAAGAAAAAAAATAA